From one Luteolibacter sp. SL250 genomic stretch:
- the guaB gene encoding IMP dehydrogenase produces MAEISLGLSFDDVLLVPAYSAVLPGEADLSTHVTSGIQLNIPVVSAAMDTVSEHDLAIALAREGGIGVIHRACPIDDQAAMVSRVKRSENAVILKPHIVRKEDSVAHVRAIMIQNGFSGFPVVDGDGRLEGMVTGRDVRYLDRQDVTVADVMTPRERLITAPPSTSLEEARRILYQNRIEKLPLVDADGRLAGLITGSDIEKRITFTNAAKDGNGQLRCGAAVGVGPDCVDRAKALIEAGADALFIDAATGHTRHVMGVIEKLRGLSDRPVVAGNVVTEHGARDLVSAGASAVKVGVGPGSICTTRVIAGVGMPQFTAIRNVADYCREHGVKVIADGGIRYSGDVVKAIAAGADLVMLGSLLAGTEESPGQTVHSGGRRFKTYRGMGSLGAMQKGAGDRYSQNSSGKLVAEGVEGRVPYKGALSDVIFQLMGGLKSGMGYVGASSLSELREKANFVRITAGGLRESHVHDIVMTEEPTNYQPIS; encoded by the coding sequence ATGGCGGAGATTTCCCTAGGCCTTTCCTTTGACGATGTGCTTCTCGTGCCGGCTTACAGTGCCGTGCTGCCCGGAGAAGCGGACCTTTCCACCCACGTCACGTCGGGTATCCAGTTGAACATTCCCGTGGTTTCCGCGGCGATGGACACGGTGTCCGAGCATGATCTGGCAATCGCGCTGGCGCGTGAAGGCGGCATCGGTGTGATCCACCGCGCGTGCCCCATCGATGACCAGGCGGCGATGGTATCGCGGGTGAAGCGTTCCGAGAACGCGGTGATCCTGAAGCCCCACATCGTCCGCAAGGAGGACAGCGTCGCCCATGTGCGGGCGATCATGATCCAGAACGGTTTCTCCGGCTTCCCCGTCGTCGACGGTGACGGCCGGCTGGAGGGCATGGTGACCGGGCGGGACGTCCGTTACCTGGACCGCCAGGACGTGACCGTGGCGGATGTGATGACGCCGCGCGAACGGCTGATCACCGCGCCGCCGAGCACCAGTCTGGAGGAGGCGCGGCGCATCCTTTACCAGAACCGCATCGAAAAGCTGCCGCTGGTGGACGCGGACGGCCGCCTGGCCGGACTGATCACCGGTTCCGACATCGAGAAGCGCATCACTTTCACCAATGCTGCGAAGGACGGCAACGGCCAGCTCCGCTGCGGCGCGGCGGTCGGCGTGGGTCCGGATTGCGTGGACCGCGCGAAGGCGCTCATCGAAGCCGGTGCGGACGCCCTTTTCATCGACGCCGCGACCGGCCACACCCGGCACGTGATGGGGGTCATCGAGAAGCTGCGCGGACTTTCGGACCGTCCGGTGGTCGCCGGCAACGTGGTGACGGAGCATGGTGCGCGGGACCTGGTCTCCGCCGGTGCCAGCGCCGTGAAGGTCGGCGTCGGTCCGGGGTCCATCTGCACCACGCGGGTCATCGCCGGTGTCGGCATGCCCCAGTTCACCGCCATTCGGAATGTGGCCGACTACTGCCGCGAGCATGGCGTGAAAGTCATCGCGGACGGCGGCATCCGTTACTCCGGGGATGTGGTGAAGGCCATCGCCGCCGGTGCGGACCTGGTCATGCTCGGCTCGCTGCTCGCGGGCACGGAGGAAAGCCCCGGCCAGACGGTCCACTCCGGTGGCCGCCGCTTCAAGACCTACCGCGGAATGGGTTCGCTCGGCGCGATGCAGAAGGGTGCGGGCGACCGATACAGCCAGAACAGCTCCGGCAAATTGGTGGCGGAGGGCGTGGAGGGCCGCGTGCCCTACAAGGGCGCCCTCTCCGATGTCATCTTCCAGCTCATGGGCGGCTTGAAGTCCGGCATGGGCTATGTCGGTGCTTCGTCCCTCTCGGAACTGCGGGAGAAGGCCAACTTCGTCCGCATCACCGCGGGCGGCCTCCGCGAAAGCCACGTCCATGACATCGTCATGACCGAGGAGCCGACCAACTATCAACCCATCAGCTGA
- a CDS encoding response regulator produces MSPKPDINFLLVDDLESNLIALEAILKRDGLTLLKARSGREALELLLVHEIALAFVDVQMPEMTGFELAEMMRGTERTKAVPIIFLTAGIVDQQRRIQGYETGAVDFLLKPIDPAILLNKAGTFYDLARQRQDLKESQNRLQDLNEQLAATNARLEKEDRTKDEFLAMLAHELRNPIAPILTGVDILLRSPGDTALVEKMAGMMKRQTSQMARLIDDLLDVSRITMGKIELQVDGISVAEVVDAAVESVQPLITRMDHRFSMVNAPADWRIEADSHRLAQVIANLLSNAAKYTPRGGEICLRVADEDGKLTISVKDNGKGIKPEHQEGIFDLFDQGAAGAKDGLGIGLTLVKSLVDMHGGDISLKSGGEGKGSEFTVIFPGLVKGTPVDGREVEGERDAASPQKLKVLIADDGKATADILNMFFIMEGMETSVAYDGAQAIKAAESFAPDLVCLDLGMPVVDGYEAARKIRSIQPGAWIVALSGWGSEEDRKRTSEAGFDEHLTKPVNPGDLRALMKRRF; encoded by the coding sequence ATGAGTCCCAAGCCTGACATCAACTTCCTCCTTGTGGATGACCTTGAGTCGAACCTCATCGCCCTGGAGGCCATCCTGAAACGGGACGGCCTCACCTTGCTGAAGGCCCGTTCCGGGCGGGAGGCGCTGGAACTGCTGCTGGTGCATGAGATCGCGCTCGCCTTCGTGGACGTGCAGATGCCGGAGATGACCGGGTTCGAGCTTGCGGAGATGATGCGCGGCACGGAGCGGACCAAGGCGGTGCCCATCATTTTCCTCACGGCGGGCATCGTGGACCAGCAGCGCCGCATCCAGGGATATGAGACGGGTGCGGTGGATTTCCTGCTGAAGCCCATCGACCCGGCGATCCTGCTGAACAAGGCGGGCACCTTCTATGACTTGGCCCGGCAGCGGCAGGACCTGAAGGAAAGCCAGAACCGGCTCCAGGACCTCAATGAACAGTTGGCCGCGACCAACGCACGGCTGGAGAAGGAGGACCGCACCAAGGATGAGTTCCTGGCGATGCTGGCGCATGAACTCCGCAACCCCATCGCCCCCATCCTCACCGGGGTGGACATCCTGCTGAGGAGCCCCGGCGATACGGCGTTGGTGGAGAAGATGGCGGGGATGATGAAGCGGCAGACCAGCCAGATGGCCCGCCTGATCGATGACCTGCTGGACGTTTCCCGCATCACGATGGGGAAGATCGAACTGCAGGTTGATGGGATCTCCGTGGCGGAGGTGGTGGACGCGGCGGTGGAGTCCGTGCAGCCGCTCATCACCCGCATGGACCACCGGTTCTCGATGGTGAACGCCCCGGCGGACTGGCGGATTGAAGCGGACAGCCACCGCCTGGCACAGGTGATCGCCAACCTGTTGTCGAACGCGGCGAAATACACCCCGCGGGGTGGGGAGATCTGCCTGCGGGTGGCGGACGAGGACGGAAAACTGACGATCTCCGTGAAGGACAATGGCAAGGGCATCAAGCCGGAGCACCAGGAGGGCATTTTCGACCTGTTCGACCAAGGGGCGGCGGGGGCGAAGGACGGGCTGGGCATCGGCCTGACCCTGGTGAAATCGCTGGTGGACATGCACGGCGGGGATATCTCCCTGAAAAGCGGCGGGGAGGGGAAAGGTTCCGAGTTCACCGTCATCTTTCCGGGGTTGGTCAAGGGGACCCCGGTTGACGGACGGGAGGTGGAGGGGGAGCGGGACGCCGCATCCCCGCAGAAGCTGAAGGTGCTCATTGCGGATGACGGAAAGGCGACCGCCGACATCCTGAACATGTTCTTCATCATGGAGGGGATGGAAACCTCGGTGGCCTACGACGGCGCGCAGGCCATCAAGGCGGCGGAGTCTTTCGCCCCGGACCTGGTGTGCCTGGACCTGGGCATGCCGGTGGTGGACGGCTATGAAGCGGCGCGGAAGATCCGCAGCATCCAGCCGGGCGCATGGATTGTCGCCCTGAGCGGGTGGGGGAGCGAGGAGGACCGCAAAAGGACCTCCGAGGCCGGCTTCGACGAGCATCTCACCAAGCCGGTGAACCCAGGAGACCTCCGTGCGCTGATGAAACGCCGCTTCTGA
- a CDS encoding chemotaxis protein CheB: protein MNTEVRINDPFPAVVIGASVGAIEALSRILPALPAGYPYAVMVVVHLPRHSDSLISAIFSERCPMQVKEAEDKEPLVPGTIYFAPPDYHLLVNPDFTLALSSDEAVHYSRPSVDVLFESAAAVFGDGLTGVILTGSNEDGAAGLAAVSAAGGCALVQNPSTAEGRNMPASAISACPAAYVLDLEGIATFLNAMKPTGGTLS, encoded by the coding sequence ATGAACACGGAGGTGCGGATCAACGATCCGTTTCCGGCGGTGGTCATCGGTGCCTCCGTGGGGGCCATCGAGGCGCTCAGCCGCATCCTGCCGGCGCTGCCCGCCGGATATCCATATGCGGTGATGGTGGTGGTGCATCTGCCCCGGCATTCGGACAGCCTGATTTCCGCGATCTTTTCCGAGCGCTGTCCGATGCAGGTCAAGGAAGCGGAGGACAAGGAGCCGCTGGTTCCCGGGACCATCTATTTCGCCCCGCCGGACTATCACCTGCTGGTGAACCCGGACTTCACACTGGCGTTGTCTTCGGATGAGGCGGTCCACTATTCACGCCCTTCTGTGGATGTGTTGTTCGAGTCCGCCGCGGCGGTCTTCGGCGACGGCCTCACCGGCGTGATCCTCACCGGGTCCAACGAAGACGGGGCCGCCGGCCTTGCCGCGGTGTCCGCCGCCGGCGGCTGCGCCCTGGTGCAGAATCCATCGACCGCGGAAGGGCGGAACATGCCCGCCTCCGCCATCTCCGCCTGCCCTGCAGCCTATGTGCTGGATCTGGAAGGCATCGCCACCTTCCTCAACGCCATGAAACCAACCGGCGGAACCCTTTCCTGA
- a CDS encoding HAD family phosphatase encodes MIFDCDGTLVDSMPAHFEAWCEALSIYGAGGVFKEDVFIAMGGRPTRDIVVDLNSEYDLKLNPEAVALAKREAFLKRMGSVCLIREVADFARSLQGKVPMAIATGGSRHVIEKTLKAVGISDWFDEVVTAEDVAEGKPAPDVFLRAAKLMGVDPARCLALEDAPAGILAAQRAGMQVVAIPSPLASLDA; translated from the coding sequence GTGATTTTCGATTGTGACGGCACACTGGTGGACTCGATGCCCGCGCATTTCGAGGCATGGTGCGAGGCGCTTTCCATCTATGGCGCCGGTGGTGTCTTCAAGGAGGATGTCTTCATCGCCATGGGCGGCAGACCTACGAGGGACATCGTAGTGGACCTGAACAGCGAGTATGACCTGAAGCTGAATCCGGAGGCCGTCGCCCTTGCGAAGCGCGAGGCTTTCCTGAAGCGCATGGGCTCCGTGTGCCTCATCCGTGAGGTGGCGGACTTCGCCCGCTCCCTGCAAGGCAAGGTGCCGATGGCGATCGCCACCGGCGGCTCCCGCCATGTGATCGAAAAGACCCTCAAGGCCGTGGGCATTTCCGACTGGTTCGACGAAGTCGTGACCGCGGAAGATGTGGCGGAAGGAAAGCCCGCTCCGGATGTGTTCCTGCGTGCCGCGAAGCTGATGGGTGTCGATCCCGCGCGCTGCCTGGCACTTGAGGATGCGCCTGCCGGCATTCTCGCCGCGCAGCGTGCCGGCATGCAGGTGGTGGCCATCCCGTCGCCGCTGGCTTCGCTGGACGCGTGA
- a CDS encoding phosphatidylglycerol lysyltransferase domain-containing protein, whose translation MSKTRPVRVLFVVLWLLAGFCAGATEDHVQSLELSRGAGHVHLYRQTERPTAVIVFASGDGGWTNWEDEVANWLADAGWWVAGLNCGNYAESPYDGDLLAEDFQRLAKSANAPAGTPLFYGGWSMGAVQAVAAAGNERPPELKGLLLLSCGARGRYGLELKDKLGVAPTGAGTFGLTDFSDRMPGLRIAQFQGGADFISSTAWIQSLPQTAAHTALYEMPRYNHGFDGPDPKFRPSLLRGMGWLQGNDSLAPESPRTALPWGLSPLWPAAAAAMGLALIFLFSKRHAIRLLVTAVLLIGLINLLEALMPKSADVIDWMQQWLPLGVSEDSRLLMLLSGLSLLFLARGLSRRKKVAWWLAVGLLSVSAALHLVRAFDWHHSVAALVLLLPLIRWRKEFVAMSDAPSVRLGLIAAPVVFVVLVIFGTARIHDLGESGKLPEPLDWLSSATAALNATVGLPGNPQGSGGDNSAMEHFLGRMRFTGIACGTVVLLLMLRPVLAKRRHVSSPDEREKAADILARHGNDPSDPFTLLPDKHYFFHPSGEGYVAFANWREMAVALADPVCAPEIRRDLVDQFASYCRSQDWTPLFYGTGSAHRSLYEQAGLITFKVGEDARIPLAEFSLAGGKFQNLRTARNKAKKEGLSFRWYDPSAGVDHGLEAQLHLLSDAWLRSKSGGEMTFDLGAFSLADIRERGCAVVLLPDGKVECFATWIPYARGTGRTLDLMRGRGSPGGIMDFLILESMDHFKEEGVTEISLGNAPLANTETDPQQLSREERRVKLIFDRFDRFYRYKSLFDFKRKYHPAWQGRYLAYPPGTLLARIGLAVAAVHLPGGFRGLIKS comes from the coding sequence ATGAGTAAAACTCGTCCGGTCCGGGTCCTCTTCGTCGTGTTGTGGTTGCTCGCCGGTTTTTGTGCCGGAGCGACGGAAGATCATGTCCAGTCCCTCGAACTTTCCCGGGGCGCCGGCCATGTCCATCTCTACCGCCAGACGGAGCGTCCAACGGCGGTCATCGTCTTCGCCTCCGGTGACGGAGGCTGGACGAACTGGGAGGATGAAGTGGCCAACTGGCTGGCGGATGCCGGCTGGTGGGTGGCCGGGCTGAACTGCGGCAACTATGCGGAGAGCCCCTACGACGGGGATCTGCTGGCGGAGGACTTCCAGCGACTGGCAAAGTCCGCCAACGCCCCCGCAGGCACTCCCCTCTTCTATGGTGGTTGGTCGATGGGGGCGGTGCAGGCCGTCGCCGCCGCGGGGAACGAAAGACCACCCGAACTGAAAGGGTTGCTCCTGCTTTCCTGCGGAGCCAGGGGCAGATATGGACTGGAACTGAAGGACAAGCTGGGCGTCGCCCCCACGGGCGCGGGCACCTTCGGCCTGACCGATTTCTCCGACCGCATGCCCGGCCTGCGCATCGCCCAGTTCCAGGGCGGGGCCGACTTCATCTCCAGCACGGCCTGGATCCAGAGCCTGCCGCAGACCGCCGCGCACACCGCACTCTATGAGATGCCCCGCTACAACCACGGCTTCGACGGTCCGGACCCGAAGTTCAGACCCTCCCTGCTGAGGGGCATGGGCTGGTTGCAGGGGAATGACTCGCTCGCCCCGGAAAGCCCACGCACCGCCCTGCCCTGGGGCCTGTCCCCGTTATGGCCCGCGGCGGCGGCGGCCATGGGGCTGGCGCTCATTTTCCTGTTTTCCAAACGGCACGCCATCCGCCTGCTGGTGACCGCCGTCCTCCTCATCGGCCTCATCAACCTGCTGGAGGCGCTGATGCCGAAGTCCGCGGACGTGATCGACTGGATGCAGCAATGGCTGCCGCTGGGAGTGAGCGAGGACAGCCGCCTGCTGATGCTCCTTTCCGGACTCTCCCTGCTGTTCCTCGCCCGCGGCCTGAGCCGGAGAAAGAAGGTGGCCTGGTGGCTGGCGGTCGGGTTGCTCTCCGTCTCCGCCGCGCTGCATCTCGTGCGCGCCTTTGACTGGCACCACTCCGTGGCGGCTCTGGTACTGCTCCTTCCTCTCATCCGGTGGCGGAAGGAATTCGTCGCCATGTCAGACGCGCCGTCCGTCCGGCTTGGCCTCATCGCCGCCCCGGTGGTGTTCGTGGTGCTGGTCATCTTCGGCACGGCGCGGATCCATGACCTGGGGGAGTCCGGAAAGCTGCCGGAGCCGCTCGACTGGCTTTCATCCGCCACCGCCGCGCTGAATGCCACCGTGGGCCTGCCGGGGAATCCACAGGGTTCCGGCGGGGACAACTCCGCCATGGAGCATTTCCTGGGACGCATGCGCTTCACCGGCATCGCCTGCGGCACCGTGGTCCTGCTGCTCATGCTGCGCCCGGTGCTGGCGAAGCGCAGGCACGTTTCGTCCCCGGACGAGCGGGAGAAAGCGGCGGACATCCTGGCCCGCCACGGCAATGACCCCAGCGATCCCTTCACCCTGCTGCCGGACAAGCACTATTTCTTCCACCCATCCGGTGAAGGCTACGTCGCCTTCGCCAACTGGCGGGAGATGGCGGTGGCGCTGGCGGACCCGGTGTGCGCGCCGGAGATCCGGAGGGATCTGGTGGACCAGTTCGCCTCCTACTGCCGCAGCCAGGACTGGACGCCGCTGTTCTACGGCACGGGCAGCGCGCACCGCAGCCTGTATGAACAGGCCGGCCTCATCACCTTCAAGGTGGGCGAGGACGCCCGCATCCCGCTGGCGGAGTTCAGCCTCGCGGGAGGGAAGTTCCAGAACCTCCGTACCGCCCGCAACAAGGCGAAGAAGGAGGGACTTTCCTTCCGTTGGTACGATCCATCGGCAGGCGTGGACCATGGACTGGAAGCGCAGCTCCACCTCCTGTCCGACGCGTGGCTGCGCTCGAAGAGCGGCGGCGAGATGACTTTCGACCTCGGCGCGTTCTCGCTCGCGGACATCCGCGAACGTGGGTGCGCCGTCGTGCTGCTGCCGGACGGAAAAGTGGAGTGCTTCGCCACCTGGATCCCCTACGCCCGCGGCACCGGCCGCACCCTGGACCTCATGCGTGGACGCGGCTCCCCGGGTGGCATCATGGATTTCCTCATCCTGGAAAGCATGGACCATTTCAAGGAAGAGGGCGTCACCGAGATCAGTCTCGGCAACGCCCCGCTGGCGAACACGGAGACGGACCCGCAGCAGCTTTCCCGGGAGGAACGGCGGGTGAAGTTGATCTTCGACCGCTTCGACCGGTTCTACCGCTACAAGTCCCTTTTCGATTTCAAACGGAAGTACCACCCCGCCTGGCAGGGCCGCTACCTGGCCTACCCGCCGGGCACCCTGCTCGCCCGCATCGGCCTGGCGGTGGCCGCAGTCCACCTCCCTGGAGGTTTCCGCGGTCTCATCAAATCCTGA
- a CDS encoding UTP--glucose-1-phosphate uridylyltransferase — MGNFDAFQSKMAAAGMGEAAIGAFRRNYEALLRDETGMIPESSIRPADGIPSSEELRATEAGKALLSQAVVVKLNGGLGTGMGLQGPKSLLPIRDGVNFVDLMVRQILDLRKSSGANVRLLLMNSFSTSGDTLSHLERYAADGLADAAEVELMQNQIPKIDAATLAPVEWPADMDLEWCPPGHGDLFPALVGSGWLDRLLSEGVKYAFVSNSDNLGAILDPALLEYFANSGAPFMMEVTRRTGADRKGGHLAVRKSDGRLLLREVAQCPDEDIDAFQNIDEHRFFNTNSLWLRLDLLKEQLEADAGVLPLPMIKNRKTVDPRDKKSTPVIQLEVAMGAAIECFEGSLAVEVPRSRFAPVKTTSDLLALRSDAYEILPNGQVRLAAERNGIPPVITLSDDYKLVDQLEPLGVPGLLGCRSLGVDGPVHFEPGVVIEGDVAFSHSGPDRMQVAAGTYRS; from the coding sequence ATGGGAAATTTCGACGCATTCCAATCAAAGATGGCGGCAGCAGGTATGGGAGAAGCCGCGATCGGAGCCTTCCGGCGGAATTATGAAGCGCTGCTGCGCGACGAAACGGGGATGATCCCGGAAAGCTCCATCCGTCCTGCGGACGGTATTCCGTCCTCCGAGGAACTGCGGGCGACGGAGGCGGGCAAGGCGCTGCTCTCCCAGGCGGTGGTGGTCAAACTCAACGGAGGTCTGGGGACCGGGATGGGGCTGCAGGGGCCGAAGAGCCTGCTGCCGATCCGCGACGGGGTGAACTTCGTCGACCTGATGGTGCGGCAGATCCTCGACCTGCGGAAATCCAGCGGCGCGAACGTGCGCCTGCTGCTGATGAACAGCTTCAGCACCAGCGGGGACACGCTGTCCCATCTGGAGCGGTATGCAGCGGACGGGCTGGCGGACGCGGCCGAGGTGGAGCTGATGCAGAACCAGATCCCGAAGATCGACGCGGCCACGCTGGCACCGGTGGAGTGGCCGGCGGACATGGACCTGGAGTGGTGCCCTCCCGGCCATGGTGATCTTTTCCCGGCGCTGGTCGGCAGCGGCTGGCTGGACCGGCTGCTGTCGGAGGGCGTGAAGTATGCCTTCGTCTCGAACTCGGACAACCTCGGTGCGATCCTGGACCCGGCGTTGCTGGAGTATTTCGCGAATTCCGGCGCCCCGTTCATGATGGAGGTCACGCGGCGTACCGGGGCGGACCGCAAGGGCGGCCACCTGGCCGTGAGGAAAAGCGACGGAAGGCTGCTGCTGCGTGAGGTGGCGCAGTGCCCGGACGAGGACATCGACGCGTTCCAGAACATCGACGAGCACCGGTTCTTCAACACCAACTCGCTCTGGCTGCGGCTGGACCTGCTGAAGGAACAACTGGAGGCGGACGCCGGCGTGTTGCCGCTGCCGATGATCAAGAACCGCAAGACGGTGGACCCGCGTGACAAGAAATCCACTCCGGTCATCCAGCTTGAGGTGGCGATGGGGGCGGCGATCGAGTGTTTCGAAGGCTCGCTGGCGGTCGAGGTTCCGCGCAGCCGCTTCGCCCCGGTGAAGACCACCAGCGACCTGCTGGCGCTGCGTTCGGACGCCTATGAGATCCTCCCCAACGGCCAGGTCCGCCTGGCTGCGGAACGGAATGGCATCCCGCCGGTGATCACCCTTTCCGACGACTACAAGCTGGTGGACCAACTGGAGCCGTTGGGCGTGCCGGGATTGCTTGGTTGCCGCTCTCTCGGGGTGGACGGGCCGGTGCATTTCGAGCCGGGCGTCGTCATCGAGGGGGACGTCGCGTTCAGCCACAGTGGCCCTGACCGGATGCAGGTGGCCGCGGGGACCTACCGGAGTTGA
- a CDS encoding CheR family methyltransferase, translating to MKSKESEIEEIELGLLLEAIHRRYHYDFRGYSEASLRRRLGQACLHFGLSSFSQLQHLILHEEGMMGKMLQFLTVQVSEMFRDPHYFRALREKVLPHLRTYPSLKVWVAGCSSGEELYSLVITFREEGLEDRTIFYATDINTDALEKAQAGVYDLDRLALFTANHRASGGRSSLSDYYSTGYGRAIFDKSLRKRTVFSDHSLVSDAVFAETQLVSCRNVLIYFNRELQDRAVGLFKDSLSRKGFLGIGSKESLRFSSHAAAFSEFDRHERIYQKEGGA from the coding sequence ATGAAATCTAAGGAATCGGAAATCGAGGAGATCGAGCTGGGATTGCTGCTGGAGGCGATCCACAGGCGGTATCACTATGATTTCCGGGGCTACTCCGAGGCGTCCCTGCGGCGGAGGCTGGGGCAGGCGTGCCTGCATTTCGGCCTGTCGAGTTTCTCCCAGCTCCAGCACCTCATCCTGCATGAGGAGGGGATGATGGGGAAGATGCTCCAGTTCCTGACCGTGCAGGTGAGCGAGATGTTCCGGGATCCCCATTATTTCCGGGCGCTGCGGGAAAAGGTGCTGCCGCACCTGAGGACCTACCCCTCGCTGAAGGTGTGGGTGGCGGGTTGCAGTTCCGGAGAAGAACTTTACTCACTGGTCATCACCTTCCGCGAGGAGGGTCTGGAAGACCGCACGATCTTCTACGCCACGGACATCAACACGGATGCGCTGGAGAAAGCGCAGGCGGGCGTCTATGATCTGGACCGGCTGGCCCTTTTCACGGCGAACCACCGGGCATCCGGCGGGCGCAGCTCCCTTTCCGACTACTACTCCACCGGCTACGGGCGGGCGATCTTCGACAAGAGCCTGCGGAAACGCACCGTGTTCTCCGACCACAGCCTGGTCTCTGACGCGGTGTTCGCGGAGACCCAGTTGGTGTCCTGCCGGAACGTGCTGATCTACTTCAACCGCGAGCTGCAGGACCGGGCGGTGGGCCTGTTCAAGGACTCGCTTTCGAGGAAGGGGTTCCTGGGGATCGGCTCGAAGGAGAGCCTGCGCTTCTCCTCGCACGCGGCGGCTTTCTCCGAGTTCGACCGGCATGAACGGATCTATCAGAAGGAGGGTGGGGCATGA
- a CDS encoding DUF3365 domain-containing protein gives MNHLILRRKVCYGMLALLPWLWLPGQARAADGERLEEEAKLRSQLLHEVLHGALQVMHRDFFKEEEKSKIPSESLEDVFEEMEKTWGVRIEWLAVDTKAMNVDHRADDAFEKKAVEVISSGAEAHDMKEGGLYRYAGVIPLGNRCLKCHVPDRTSLEERKAAVVISMPLQPVKREP, from the coding sequence ATGAATCATCTGATCCTCCGGCGGAAAGTCTGTTATGGCATGCTGGCGTTGCTCCCGTGGCTCTGGCTGCCGGGACAGGCTCGCGCCGCTGACGGGGAGCGGCTGGAGGAGGAGGCGAAGCTGCGCTCCCAACTGCTGCATGAAGTCCTCCACGGCGCGCTCCAGGTGATGCACCGGGATTTCTTCAAGGAGGAGGAGAAATCAAAAATCCCGTCGGAATCCCTGGAAGATGTCTTCGAAGAAATGGAGAAGACCTGGGGGGTGAGGATCGAGTGGCTGGCGGTGGATACCAAGGCGATGAACGTGGACCACCGTGCGGATGACGCCTTTGAGAAAAAGGCGGTGGAGGTGATCTCCTCCGGCGCGGAGGCGCATGACATGAAGGAAGGGGGCCTCTACCGCTATGCGGGGGTGATCCCCCTGGGGAACCGCTGCCTGAAATGCCACGTGCCGGACCGCACCAGCCTGGAGGAGAGGAAGGCAGCCGTTGTCATCTCCATGCCGCTCCAGCCGGTGAAACGGGAACCCTGA